The DNA sequence GGAAAAGATTGAAAAGATGGTCAAAGATTTGTTTGAATTAGCCAAACTGGAGCAACACTCGTTCCAGATTGAAAAGCAGCCGACGAATCTTTGTTCGTTTTTGACAAAATTGTGTGAAAAACTGAGCCCCGCGTTTCAGGAAAAATCGTTGTCGCTTGTGTGCCAGTGCCCCGGTTCGGTCATGGCCGCGATCGATCGGCAGCGGTTCGAGCAAGTGATGATCAACGTGCTTGACAATGCACGAAAGTACGCGTTTTCCGGCACGACGGTGGCCGTCGCCGTTCACCTTCAAAAGCAAGGAATCGTCATTGCCGTGTCCGATGAAGGAACCGGCATTCCGCCGGAAGATGTGCCCCGGATTTTCGAGCGGTTTTACCGGGTTGACAAATCGCGGTCGCGGACAAGCGGCGGGACCGGACTCGGTTTGGCGATTGCCAAAGAAATCGTCGAGGCGCACGGGGGAACGATCGCCGCTAGAAGCGAACAAGGAAAAGGAACGACCATCCTCATTACGCTGCCGGAGGGATAACGATGTATACCCTGCTGTTGGTTGATGATGAAGAGCGGATGCTTGATTTATTGGAATTGTATTTAGCGCCGAACGGCTACCGCTGCGTGAAACGGCGTTCGGGGGCGGAAGCCATTGACTATTTGCGGCGCCATCATGCCGATTTGGTGCTGCTTGATGTCATGATGCCAGAACTCGAGGGATGGGAAACGTGCCGCCGCATCCGATCGTTTTCGAATGTGCCGATCATGATGGTCACCGCTCGCGATGAGACGGCGGATATTGTCCAAGGATTGAAAATCGGAGCGGACGATTATGTGACGAAACCGTTTGACGAGGCGGAACTGCTTGCTCGCATTGAAGCGGTGCTGCGCCGTACAGCCGGCGGTCGTTCCGCCATTCGCGCGGCCGGGCTTGTATGGGACGAAGAGGAACATACGGTCCGCTACGAAGATAAGCCGATTGCGTTGACGCCGAAAGAATTTGCCATTTTGGGACTGCTGTTAAAGCACCCGAATCAGGTGTTCAGCCGCGGGCAAATCATCGCATCGCTATGGGGCTATCTCGCTGATACGGAAGAGAGAACCGTTGACTCCCACATGAAAAACATCCGCGAAAAATTGCGGAAAGCGGGGTTCCCAGTGGACGACTATTTGCAGACGGTCTGGGGCGTCGGCTACAAATGGGAAGGGCGCAAGTCATAACTATTTTCGGAAAGAGAGGCGTTTGGGCCAAATGGAAGAACGGATGATTGAGTTCCTTCAAGCATACGGCGGAGCGGCGTACTTCTTGAGTCTAGCCTGCAATGTGGTGATCAGCGTGCTCGGAGTCGTCCCAAGCGCCTTTTTAACTGCCGCCAATTTGACCGTTTTCGGATTTTGGCCCGGCTTTTGGGTGTCGTTTGCCGGCGAGGCGATCGGAGCGGTCGTCTCGTTTGTCTTGTATCGAAAAGGACTTCGCCGATGGAGCGAGACGACATGGCTTTCCCATCCCAAGGTGAAGCCGTTGCTTCATGCAAGTGGCAAGGAGGCATTTGGGCTTATTTTCGCGCTTCGACTGTTGCCGTTTGTGCCATCCGGGGCGGTGACGTTCGTTGCTGCCATCGGCCGCACGTCTCTTTCTGTGTTTGCAACGGCTAGCTCACTCGGCAAGCTCCCGGCTTTATGGTTGGAAGCGTATGCCGTCCATCAATTCCTCGAGGCCGCCTGGGCGGGCAAACTGATGCTCGCTGTTGCATCGATCGTTCTTTTGTGGTTCGTCTGGCGAAAGATAGGGCAAAAAGCAGCGGGGTGAAACAGCCCCCGCCCAAAAGGACAGTCAGCCTAGGCGCCATACGGCCTTTAGCGGCAAATCCAAGGCCATCTCCATAAAATCTGCACAAATGCCGGGTATGCTAACAAGGCAAGGAGGGTGAAAACGATGAAAAAATTAAAAATGTTGCTAGGCACAACTTCGGTCATGGCAGCGCTCTTGCTATCGGCCTGCACCGGTGCAGACGACAACAAAGTGCCAAAGGAAAATACGGCTTCTCACACCGGTCATGAGGGAATGAACCACTCGGGTTCAGGAGAGGTGCCGGCTGGATTGAAGGAAGCGAAACAACCAAAGTATCCGGTTGGAAGCCAAGTCATCATCCATGCCGACCATATGCCGGGAATGGATGGAGCCAAGGCGACTGTCACCGGTGCCTTTGACACGATCGTCTATACGGTCACATACACCCCAACTACAGGCGGGGACCCAGTGAAAAACCATAAATGGGTCATTCACGAAGAAATCGAAAACGCCGGAGACAAACCGTTCCAGCCGGGCGATGAAGTCGTCTTGAATGCCGATCACATGGAAGGGATGAAAGGGGCCAAAGCAGTCATTGATTCGGCGAAACAAACGACGGTGTATATGGTCGATTACATCGATACGGAAACTGGTCAAAAAGTGACCAACCACAAATGGGTGACCGAAGACGAGCTGTCGCCGGCCAACTAACGAATCATCATCGGTGTTTCCGCAAAATTTCAAAAAATAGACAATATAGGCGGCTTCGCCTGAGTCTTACGGAGCGATCCGCGCAGCCATTTCCCTTGGAGCATAGGGGAATGGCTTGTTTTTTTCGGCTCATTTGTGAAAATTGTGGTATAATTATACGAAAATCCCCTATTGGGAAAACGGGAGAAAGAAAGGGAGAAACGATGCGGAGATTTTGGTTGGGAGTTATGTGGTTTTCAGTGGTTTGGGTGCTTTACGGCATCGGAGCGGCAGGGCATCACTTATGGACGGAACACCGGATGGACGGACAGGCGCTGATTCTCGCGCTCGGCATGGCGATCATGGCCTGGCGGGCATGGGACGAATATCGTGGGAACGGTTGGACACGAAAAAAGGAAGACGGGCGCCGTCTATGATGAAAGGACGCCCGTCTCTAGCTGTCGCCCGAGCGAAAAGAGGCGGTTTGGTTACGCCGTTCGCCCGGGCGCTTTTGTTGCTTGATGCTGCTTTTCTTTGACAGTGGAATAGATGAATAAGAGAACCAAGACGGCCACGCAGAGAAGCGAACCGATTCGATGCTCTCTTTGAAGCAAAAAGCCAAGCCAAATCGCCCCGAGCGCCCCGACCGCCGCCATCGTTGTGTACGGAAACCCTTTCGTTCGGAAAAACGGCTTCGTTTTGTAGTGCGGCCGCAGCTTCAGCTGAGCGGCGCCGATCATCATCCAAACGATGAGCACGGTAAATCCAGGAATCGTCATCAATTCCTCGATGATCCGCCCGGGCGCCAAGTAGGCGCCGATCACGCCAGCGGCGATGCAGATGGCGACCATGCCCATCCCGTACAGCGGAACCCCGTGTTTCGTCGTCCGCTGCAAGCGGCGGCTTGCTTCTCCTTGTTCAGCCATGGTGTACAGCAACCGAGAAGTCGCATAGACGCCTGTATTGGCCGCTGATAAGACGGCAATGAGCAACACCGCGTTCATGACATGGGCCGCGCCGGGCAACCCGATCGCTTCTAACACTTGGACAAAGGGACTGTTCGTTTCCGAAACGGTGTTCCATGGCATAATGCCGCAAATGATAGCCATTGGCAAAAGATAAAAGCCGACAACCCGCCAGATTGTGGTGCGAATGACGCGCGGCAGCACCTGCTCGGCGTCTTTCATCTCCGTCACCGCCACCCCGATCAGCTCCGCTCCGCCATAGGAAAACATCACGATAAGCAAGGCGCTGAGCGTTCCGGCAAACCCGTGCGGAAACCATCCGCCGTCGCTGGCAGACGGAAACGAGCCGCTTATGCCGCTTGGGATCACGCCAGCCCATACGCCCGCCCCGAGCACGATAAACACCACTAGCGCCGCCACTTTCAGGCCGGCCAGCCAAAATTCCGCTTCCCCGTAATACTTCACAGGGAAAAGATTCAACCCCATGATCAGACACGCGCACAGGAGGGCAAGCAGCCATAACGGCGTAGACGGAACCCAATAGTTCAGAAAACTGCCGGCAGCCAGCAGTTCGACAACAGTGACCAACGTCCAATTGATCCAATACAGCCAGCCGACGATCCATGACAGGCGAAAGCCAAACGCCCGGCGGATCAAATGTTGAACGTTCGAACCCGGATACGCGATCGCCATCTCGGCCAGTGCAGCCATAATCCAAAACAACAGCACGCCGCCGATCAAGTACGTGAGCACGACGCTTGGTCCAGCGATATGAATGGCCTCGGCGCTTCCTTTAAAAATGCCGGTGCCGATCATCCCTCCTAACGCGATCAGCTGAACGTGGCGGGGCAATAGTCCTTTTTGCAGCTGAGGACGGGATTGTTCCATGTTGACAACAACCTTTCTGCTCTAATGTTGATTCATAGATGTGCTTTTTTGCTTTTATGCGGTTAAGCAAAAAAGATAATTTCAGAATATAATAGTTCAGTTGTTCTGTCAACGATTGTCGAAAAAAGGCATCGCCAACATGGAAATTGGTGGATGAAGATGACGCCTAGACGCTGCCTTCATCCCGTTGCGATTATGGCGGGAGTCGGAAAAGAACTGAAAAACATGGTCGTTCCGCTCCTTGTGATCATGGTGGCGGGCAGTCTGAACCGCTTCTCTTGGCGGGATTTCATCGTGCCGCTGGCGGATGTCGTATACAAGGTGGTGATGGGGGTTCTGTCTTGGCTCCGCTTTACCTACGCTTGGGATGAAGACCGCTTGCTCGTGGAGGAAGGCGTGTTTGTCCGCAAAAGACGTTCGATTCCGTTCGAGCGCATCCATGGGATTTCAGTGACAGAGGGGATATGGCAACGGATGGCGGGAGTGGTTCAAGTACATGTTGAGGCGGCGGGTGATGCCCTCGGTGAAGCAGAAGTGACGCTTCGGGCCATATCAAAGGAAGAAGCCCGCTGCCTGCAACGATGCGTGGAACAGGCGAAACACAAGGTGGGAGCCGCCGCCCATCCAGAACCATCCGCGAACCGTCCACATCGTGCTCTGTTTGCCTTATCGGCGAAAGAAATAGGGGTGGCTTCGTTGACAAGCGGTGGAGCGCTTGGCGTGGTTGCCGCTTTATGTGGGTTTTTGTCGCCCAAGCGCCAGCCGCAAACAAATATTGTATGTAAAAAAAATATTTTTTATACTTTACTACTAAATATTAATTTATTATAATTCTAATGTACTAATCATTATCAATTATAGAAAGATAGAAAGGGGAAGAAATAATGGGGAACCAACAAAATGCTTCCAAATGTCCATATCACGGCAGCGTCACAAGCTACAACTCAAATCGAACAACCAATAAAGACTGGTGGCCGAACCAGCTGAACTTAAGCATTCTCCATCAACACGACCGAAAAACGAATCCTCATGATGAAGAGTTCAATTATGCCGAGGAGTTTCAAAAACTCGACTACTGGGCGCTCAAAGAAGATTTGCGCAAACTGATGACAGAAAGCCAAGATTGGTGGCCGGCCGACTATGGTCATTACGGACCGCTGTTCATTCGCATGGCGTGGCATTCGGCGGGAACGTACCGCATCGGCGACGGTCGCGGCGGCGGTTCGACCGGCACGCAGCGCTTTGCCCCGTTAAACAGCTGGCCGGATAACGCCAACTTGGATAAAGCGCGGCGGTTGCTGTGGCCGATCAAGAAAAAATACGGCAACAAAATTTCTTGGGCTGACTTGATGATTTTGGCCGGCAATGTCGCCATCGAATCGATGGGCGGCAAAACGATCGGCTTTGGCGGCGGCCGGGAAGACGTATGGCATCCGGAAGAAGACATTTATTGGGGCGCGGAAAAAGAGTGGCTCGCTTCGGAACGCTACAGCGGGGATCGCGAACTGGAAAATCCGCTTGCGGCTGTGCAGATGGGGCTGATCTATGTCAACCCGGAAGGCCCTGACGGCAAGCCGGATCCGAAAGCGGCAGCGCGCGACATTCGCGAGACGTTCCGCCGCATGGGGATGAACGACGAAGAAACGGTCGCCTTGATCGCCGGCGGCCACACGTTCGGCAAAGCGCATGGCGCAGGCCCTGCTTCCCACGTCGGCCCCGAGCCGGAAGCCGCTCCGATTGAAGCGCAAGGATTGGGATGGATCAGCTCATACGGAAAAGGAAAAGGCCGCGACACGATCACGAGCGGCATCGAAGGCGCGTGGACGCCGACACCGACGAAGTGGGATATGTCGTATTTCGATATGCTGTTTGGCTATGACTGGTGGCTGACGAAAAGCCCAGCCGGGGCATGGCAATGGATGGCGGTCGACCCGGATGAAAAAGACTTGGCTCCGGATGCCGAAGATCCGTCGAAAAAAGTTCCGACGATGATGATGACGACCGATTTGGCGCTTCGGTTTGACCCGGAATACGAAAAAATCGCCCGCCGATTCCATGAAAATCCGGATGAGTTCGCGGATGCGTTCGCCCGCGCTTGGTTCAAACTGACGCATCGCGATATGGGGCCGAAAACGAGATACTTAGGTCCGGAAGTGCCGGAAGAAGATTTCATCTGGCAGGACCCGATTCCAACGGTCGACTATGAATTGACCGATGCCGAAATTGAAGAAATCAAAGCGAAGATTTTGAACTCGGGTCTGACGGTTAGTGAACTCGTCAAAACCGCTTGGGCCTCAGCCAGCACGTTCCGCAACTCCGATAAACGAGGCGGAGCCAACGGCGCCCGCATACGCCTTGCGCCGCAAAAAGATTGGGAAGTGAACGAACCAGAGCGGCTCGCCAAAGTGCTTTCGGTGTATGAAGACATCCAGCGCGAGCTGCCGAAAAAGGTGAGCATCGCCGACTTGATCGTCCTTGGCGGCAGCGCGGCGGTTGAAAAGGCGGCGCGCGACGCTGGCTTTGATGTCAAAGTGCCGTTTATTCCAGGACGGGGTGATGCGACGCAAGAACAAACTGACGTCCAGAGCTTTTCCGTACTGGAGCCGTTTGCCGACGGATTCCGCAACTATCAAAAGAAAGAGTACAGCGTCGGTCCGGAAGAATTGCTCATCGACAAAGCGCAGCTTCTAGGGTTGACCGCACCTGAGATGACCGTGCTCATCGGCGGCTTGCGGGTGTTGGGCGCGAACTATCGCGATCTCCCGCACGGGGTTTTCACTGATCGCGTCGGGGTGCTGACGAATGACTTCTTTGTCAACTTAGTCGACATGAACTACGAATGGGTGCCGACAGACAGCGGCATTTATGAAATCCGCGACCGGAAAACGGGCGAAGTGCGGTGGACGGCCACCCGGGTTGACCTTATTTTCGGAGCCAACTCAATCCTTCGTTCGTACGCCGAATTTTACGCCCAAGATGACAACCGAGAAAAATTCGTCCGCGACTTTATCAACGCTTGGGTGAAAGTGATGAACGCCGACCGCTTTGACATTCGTTTGAAACAAGCCAAAGAGTCGGTCACAGTTTAACCAGGCAAAAAAAGCAGCTTGTCCGTTTAAGGGGCAAGCTGTTTTTTTATATTTCTTAGACTTGTTGTGGATCAAAAGGGAAAGATTCGTTGAAAGGAAACTAGAGCGCTCAATTACCTGTTTTTATGCTTATGTGTCAGAGATTTGCAGAGAGAAAAGAGCCTTTGGAGAATCTTTGAGAATAGTATGTATTTTATTGACAAATTATGTGTTTTTCAGTATGATTGCGGCAGAATCAAATCAAGATCAAATAGCATAGGGAAAGGGACAGGACAAACGTTCACGTCAAAATAAAAAGACAGCTCAGCCCTGCCCAACGGCGGCGGGGAAAACAACACCTTCTTTTTATGATTGTAAGGTATAAACGTGTTTTAGTCAACACAAAATGAATTTATGTATGGAAAGTAAAGGAGTTTACTTTAAATATGCACTACTTAATCTATTTTGATGAGAGCAATAAACTCGACCAGTTTAACGCTAACTATTCTTACTATGGGGCTTACGGAGGAACCGATGCCGCAATGGCAAGGGTTGTTAAGCAAGTTCGAAACATCTTTAAACAGTGTAATTCTTTTAGTGAACTTCATTTTCGAGAGTATACGAAAGACAACCTTGTCAAGAAATATTTTCAAACTCTTCATACGGTTATTAATGAGAATGTACAGATTAATATTCTAACCGTTAATAATAGGGATGCTTTGTATGCGGCACAGAAAATCGGATTAACGGCGACTGAACTAAGAAACTTATTCTACCCGTGGTGCTAGATAAACTTGATCAAGCATAAAAATAGCCCTTGCTGGCGGATCTCCAGTAGAATGAAAGTGTCACCCAACATTCGAAAGGAGAGATCCCCCATGCAAGAGCACTTTCATTTTACTACAGATCCAGCCAAACTTCAAAAACAATATGCCGCTATTTTCTGTTTT is a window from the Geobacillus stearothermophilus ATCC 12980 genome containing:
- a CDS encoding response regulator transcription factor, whose translation is MYTLLLVDDEERMLDLLELYLAPNGYRCVKRRSGAEAIDYLRRHHADLVLLDVMMPELEGWETCRRIRSFSNVPIMMVTARDETADIVQGLKIGADDYVTKPFDEAELLARIEAVLRRTAGGRSAIRAAGLVWDEEEHTVRYEDKPIALTPKEFAILGLLLKHPNQVFSRGQIIASLWGYLADTEERTVDSHMKNIREKLRKAGFPVDDYLQTVWGVGYKWEGRKS
- a CDS encoding TVP38/TMEM64 family protein; the encoded protein is MEERMIEFLQAYGGAAYFLSLACNVVISVLGVVPSAFLTAANLTVFGFWPGFWVSFAGEAIGAVVSFVLYRKGLRRWSETTWLSHPKVKPLLHASGKEAFGLIFALRLLPFVPSGAVTFVAAIGRTSLSVFATASSLGKLPALWLEAYAVHQFLEAAWAGKLMLAVASIVLLWFVWRKIGQKAAG
- a CDS encoding amino acid permease; translation: MEQSRPQLQKGLLPRHVQLIALGGMIGTGIFKGSAEAIHIAGPSVVLTYLIGGVLLFWIMAALAEMAIAYPGSNVQHLIRRAFGFRLSWIVGWLYWINWTLVTVVELLAAGSFLNYWVPSTPLWLLALLCACLIMGLNLFPVKYYGEAEFWLAGLKVAALVVFIVLGAGVWAGVIPSGISGSFPSASDGGWFPHGFAGTLSALLIVMFSYGGAELIGVAVTEMKDAEQVLPRVIRTTIWRVVGFYLLPMAIICGIMPWNTVSETNSPFVQVLEAIGLPGAAHVMNAVLLIAVLSAANTGVYATSRLLYTMAEQGEASRRLQRTTKHGVPLYGMGMVAICIAAGVIGAYLAPGRIIEELMTIPGFTVLIVWMMIGAAQLKLRPHYKTKPFFRTKGFPYTTMAAVGALGAIWLGFLLQREHRIGSLLCVAVLVLLFIYSTVKEKQHQATKAPGRTA
- the katG gene encoding catalase/peroxidase HPI, with amino-acid sequence MGNQQNASKCPYHGSVTSYNSNRTTNKDWWPNQLNLSILHQHDRKTNPHDEEFNYAEEFQKLDYWALKEDLRKLMTESQDWWPADYGHYGPLFIRMAWHSAGTYRIGDGRGGGSTGTQRFAPLNSWPDNANLDKARRLLWPIKKKYGNKISWADLMILAGNVAIESMGGKTIGFGGGREDVWHPEEDIYWGAEKEWLASERYSGDRELENPLAAVQMGLIYVNPEGPDGKPDPKAAARDIRETFRRMGMNDEETVALIAGGHTFGKAHGAGPASHVGPEPEAAPIEAQGLGWISSYGKGKGRDTITSGIEGAWTPTPTKWDMSYFDMLFGYDWWLTKSPAGAWQWMAVDPDEKDLAPDAEDPSKKVPTMMMTTDLALRFDPEYEKIARRFHENPDEFADAFARAWFKLTHRDMGPKTRYLGPEVPEEDFIWQDPIPTVDYELTDAEIEEIKAKILNSGLTVSELVKTAWASASTFRNSDKRGGANGARIRLAPQKDWEVNEPERLAKVLSVYEDIQRELPKKVSIADLIVLGGSAAVEKAARDAGFDVKVPFIPGRGDATQEQTDVQSFSVLEPFADGFRNYQKKEYSVGPEELLIDKAQLLGLTAPEMTVLIGGLRVLGANYRDLPHGVFTDRVGVLTNDFFVNLVDMNYEWVPTDSGIYEIRDRKTGEVRWTATRVDLIFGANSILRSYAEFYAQDDNREKFVRDFINAWVKVMNADRFDIRLKQAKESVTV
- a CDS encoding YdhK family protein → MKKLKMLLGTTSVMAALLLSACTGADDNKVPKENTASHTGHEGMNHSGSGEVPAGLKEAKQPKYPVGSQVIIHADHMPGMDGAKATVTGAFDTIVYTVTYTPTTGGDPVKNHKWVIHEEIENAGDKPFQPGDEVVLNADHMEGMKGAKAVIDSAKQTTVYMVDYIDTETGQKVTNHKWVTEDELSPAN